TCGCCGCGTAGACGGAATGTCCCTGGCGGAAGCTATCAATGAGTACTCAATCACCAGTCCGAATGTCAGTGAGAAAGCTATCAAAAAATATTCGAGTGCAGCCGCCAGCAAATTCAACCTCGTACTCGGCTCTCAAGGCATGTACTATAAGGAGTTGGATAAAGACCGTACGGCAGGATGTATCCGCGACCTGGAACACGCTTACAGCAAGGACGGCGGCCTGGCAGTGCTGAAAGGTAACATCGCTCAGGACGGTTGTGTGGTAAAGACGGCAGGCGTAGATGAGAGTATCTGGAGGTTTATCGGTCCTGCCAAAGTGTTTGATTCGCAGGAAGCAGCCTGTGAAGGTATTCTCGGTGGTCGAGTCGTCAGTGGCGACGTTGTCGTCATTACGCACGAAGGTCCGAAGGGTGGTCCCGGTATGCAGGAAATGCTTTATCCTACCTCTTATATAAAATCCCGCCATCTCGGGAAAGAATGTGCCTTGATTACCGACGGACGTTTCAGCGGTGGAACTTCCGGCTTGAGTATCGGACATATTTCGCCCGAAGCGGCAGCAGGGGGGAATATCGGAAAGATTGTTGATGGGGATATTATTGAAATCGACATTCCCGCCCGGACGATTAACGTGCGACTAACGGATGAAGAATTGGCTGCCCGCCCGATGACACCTGTCACTCGCGACCGTTATGTGCCGAAGAGTCTGAAGGCATACGCTAGCATGGTCAGTTCCGCCGATAAGGGAGCAGTGAGAATAATCGACTGATATACATCTTTCAATATCAAAAAGAATGAGTAAAGACTTAATAACAGGTGGAGAGGCGCTGATGCGTGCTTTGGAACATCAAGGAGTAAGCACCATCTTCGGATACCCCGGCGGTTCTATTATGCCGGTGTTCGATGCCTTATTCGACCATCAAGATACGTTGAATCACATCTTGGTTCGTCACGAACAGGGAGCTGCTCATGCGGCACAAGGTTATGCCCGTGTATCGGGTGAAGTAGGTGTTTGCCTGGTGACAAGTGGCCCCGGTGCTACGAACACGATAACCGGCATTGCGGACGCAATGATAGACAGTACGCCTATTGTGGTGATTGCCGGACAGGTAGGGACTGCTTTTCTCGGAACAGATGCTTTTCAGGAAGTCGATTTGGTAGGCATCACCCAACCAATCGCTAAATGGAGTTATCAGATTCGTAGGGCGGAAGATGTGGCTTGGGCAGTGGCGCGTGCGTTCTATATTGCCCGCAGCGGTCGTCCCGGCCCGGTAGTGCTGGACTTTGCCAAGAACGCGCAAGTGGAGAAAACGAAATACGAACCGACGAAGTTGGACTTTATCCGCAGTTACGTTCCTGTGCCCGATACGGATGAGGACGCAGTAAAAGCGGCTGCCGAACTGATTAATAATGCCGAACGTCCGCTTGTACTGGTGGGACAGGGCGTTGAACTGGGCAATGCGCAAGGCGAATTGCGTGCTTTCATAGAAAAGGCGGACATGCCTGCGGGCTGCACACTGCTTGGTCTTTCGGCTTTGCCGACGGAGCATCCGTTGAATAAGGGCATGCTGGGTATGCACGGCAACTTGGGACCGAATATCAATACCAATAAATGCGATGTCTTGATTGCTGTCGGCATGCGTTTTGACGACCGTGTGACTGGCAACCTCGCTACCTATGCCAAACAGGCAAAAGTAATCCACTTCGACATCGACCCTGCGGAAGTAAACAAGAACGTAAAAGTGGATATAGCTGTCTTGGGAGACTGCAAGCATACATTGGCTTCCGTAACGGAACTTCTGAAGAAGAATACTCATACTGAATGGATAGACAGTTTCAAGGAATATGAAAAAGTAGAAGAAGAGAAAGTAATCCGTTCCGAACTTCATCCCGCTACGGACTCTCTGAGTATGGGCGAAGTGGCACGTGCAGTAAGTGACGCAACCCATCACGAAGCTGTTCTGGTGACGGATGTAGGTCAAAACCAAATGATTTCCGCACGCTACTTTAAATATACGAAAGAACGTAGCATCATCACTTCCGGCGGACTCGGAACCATGGGCTTCGGTCTTCCTGCCGCTATCGGCGCAACTTTCGGCGCACCGGAACGTACCGTATGCGCATTTATGGGCGATGGCGGACTCCAGATGAATATCCAGGAGCTGGGAACCATCATGGAACGGAAAGCTCCGGTGAAAATTATCTGCCTGAACAACAACTTCCTCGGCAACGTACGCCAATGGCAAGCCATGTTTTTCAACCGCCGCTATTCATTTACACCGATGCTGAATCCGGACTATATGAAGATAGCTTCGGCCTATGATATTCCTTCCAAACGCGTCTTCACTCGTGAAGAACTGCAGGAAGCCATCAAGGAAATGCTCGCTACGGACGGCCCGTTCCTGCTCGAAGCCTGTGTGGTGGGAGAGGGCAATGTCTTACCGATGACTCCCCCGGGCGGTTCGGTAAATCAGATGTTGTTGGAGTGCTAGGGGAAGTTGAGAGTTCGCATTTAAAATTTAGAGTTATGAGTGATAAGACATTATATACCATCATCGTTCATTCGGAGAATATCGCCGGATTGCTGAACCAGGTAACGGCTGTATTTACCCGTCGGCAGATAAATATTGAAAGCCTGAATGTATCCGCGTCGTCAATTAAAGGCGTACATAAATATACAATTACGGCTTGGACTGATAAGGATACGATAGAGAAGGTGGTGAAGCAGATAGAGAAGAAGATTGACGTTATCCAGGCGCACTACTTTACGGAAGATGAGATTTACTTCCATGAGATTGCTTTGTATAAGGTATCTACTCCTGAGTTTCAGGAGACACCGGAAGCGTCTAAGGTGATACGCAGATATAACGCCCGCGTGGTAGAAGTGAATCCCGTATTCTCTATTGTCGAGAAGAACGGCATGAGTGAAGAGATTACTTCGCTTTATGGTGAACTGAAGTCCTTGAATTGTGTTCTGCAATTTGTCCGTTCGGGACGCGTAGCTATCACTACCAGTTGCTTCGAACGGGTGAACGAGTTTCTTGACGGACGGGAAGCCGGCTATAACCAAAGTAAAAAACAACAGGAATAATGAGTGAATCAAATAAAATAGGAACTTATAAGTTTATTGCGGAACCGTTTCACGTTGATTTCAACGGACGACTGACAATGGGTGTGCTGGGCAACCATCTGCTGAATTGCGCAGGTTTTCACGCCAGCGACCGTGGCTTCGGCATCGCGACATTGAACGAGGACAATTATACCTGGGTACTTTCCCGACTGGCTGTTGAACTGGACGAAATGCCTTACCAATATGAGGACTTCTCCGTTCAGACATGGGTGGAGAATGTGTATCGCCTCTTCACCGACCGTAACTTTGCCGTTATCGACAAAGATGGTAAGAAGATAGGTTACGCCCGTTCGGTATGGGCTATGATAAACCTGAATACCCGTAAGCCTGCCGACTTGTTGACACTGCACGGCGGAAGTATCGTAGACTATGTGTGCGATGAGCCCTGTCCGATAGACAAGCCCTCGCGCATCAAGGTGACAAGCGACAAGCCGCTGGCTACGCTGACGGCCAAATACAGCGACATCGACATCAACGGTCATGTGAACAGTATCCGCTATATAGAGCATATCCTCGATTTGTTTCCGATAGAATTGTATAAGACCAAACGTATCCGCCGTTTTGAAATGGCATATGTGGCGGAAAGTTATTTCGGGGATGAACTCTCGTTTTTCTGTGACGAAGCTAATGAGAACGAGTTTCATGTCGAAGTGAAGAAGAATGGCGGCGAGGTAGTCTGTCGCTCGAAAGCAGTATTTGAGTAAATAGAATATAAAATCAATTAATAACGGATGGCGTAAGCCATCAAAACTAAAAACAAAAAAGAAAATGGCACAGTTGAATTTTGGCGGAACTACTGAAACAGTAGTAATCCGTGACGAATTTCCATTAGAAAAAGCTCGTGAAGTATTGAAGAATGAAACCATTGCTGTAATCGGTTATGGCGTGCAGGGCCCGGGACAGGCACTGAACTTGCGTGATAACGGTTTCAATGTAATCGTTGGACAGCGTGAAGGAAAAACATACGAAAAGGCAGTGGCAGACGGATGGGTTCCGGGTGAAACGTTGTTCGGAATCGAAGAAGCTTGCGAGAAAGGTACTATCGTAATGTGCCTGTTGTCTGACGCGGCAGTAATGTCTGTATGGCCTACTATCAAGCCTTACCTGACTGCCGGAAAAGCTCTTTATTTCTCTCACGGCTTTGCTATCACCTGGAACGACCGTACAGGCGTAGTTCCCCCTACTGATATCGACGTTATCATGGTTGCCCCTAAAGGCTCGGGTACTTCTTTGCGTACCATGTTCCTCGAAGGCCGTGGCTTGAACTCTTCTTACGCTATCTATCAGGATGCAACGGGTAAGGCTTATGAAAAGACAATCGCATTGGGTATCGGTATCGGTTCTGGTTATCTGTTCGAAACCACTTTCCAACGTGAAGCTACTTCCGACCTGACAGGCGAACGCGGTTCATTGATGGGAGCTATCCAAGGTTTGCTGCTGGCACAATACGAAGTATTGCGTGAAAACGGTCACTCTCCTTCCGAAGCGTTCAATGAAACTGTAGAAGAACTGACTCAGTCACTGATGCCGCTTTTCGCAAAGAATGGTATGGACTGGATGTACGCAAACTGCTCTACTACTGCCCAACGCGGTGCTCTCGACTGGATGGGTCCTTTCCACGATGCTATCAAGCCGGTAGTTGAGAAGTTGTACCACAGCGTTAAGACTGGTAACGAAGCCCAGATTTCTATTGACTCCAACTCCAAACCGGATTATCGTGAGAAACTGGAAGTGGAACTGAAAGAACTTCGCGAAAGCGAAATGTGGCAGACTGCTGTGACAGTACGCAAACTGCGTCCTGAAAATAATTAATCCGACTGGATGATGTAAGTTTTATAGGAAGGGAGAACCCAAAAGTTCTCCCTTTTCTTTTACCCGATAATAAACTGTTTTTTAATGAACGACATCAGCCTTTTGTAGAAAGGATGCCTGGTTAGGGTGGCCGCATCTCCCAGTATGACGAGCTTCATCCGTGCCCGGGTGATAGCCACGTTCATTCTTCGCAGGTCATTCAGAAACCCTATCTGCCCGTCCTCGTTGGCGCGGACAAGGCTGATGAAAATAACATCCCGCTCCTGTCCTTGGAAGCCGTCTATCGTATTCACGGTGATGAGGCTGCGGAAAGGGCGCAGGAAACTGCTTCCTTTGATTTTGCTTCTCAAATATTGTACTTGTGCCTTATAAGGTGAAATCAGTCCGAAATCAATCTTCTCTTCCAGTATCCGTTCCTTTCCGATTCGGTTGATATACGCTTCCAGTTCCTGCAAGAGCAGGTTTGCTTCCTCTTTGTTGATGCGTCCGAAACTCTCGCCCACGAACTCTTCGTGGAAATCCATTTCCGAGGTATCTATCCAGTTCATCGGTGTGTCGAAATCAAGGATTCCCCGGTAGCGCACTTCGGGGGCGGCTTCCAGTTCACCGTGGTAGAACCAGTCGGAAGGGAATTGCATGATGGCTTCGTGCATCCTGTATTGCACTTTCAGCAATGAGACGGCAGCCGGCTTTTGTTGGACTATCTTTTCCATTAATGTACGTTCCAGTCCGCCACGGGCGGCTTCTATACATTTGATGGTAGGCGGAAGCTGGCAATGGTCACCGGCGAGGATGACCCGGTCGGCCTTGCGGATGGCAATCCAGCAGGCGGCTTCGAGTGCCTGGGCGGCTTCGTCTATAAATAAGGTAGAAAACCGTCGCCCGTTGAGCAGGCGGTGGTTGCTGCTCACCAATGTAGAGGCAATCACGCGGGCGCTGTCAAAGAGGTCGGCGTTGATAAGTATCTCCAGTTCCGTGGCACGGTCACGCAGGCGGCTCATGCGGTTGCGCATACCTTCCCGTTCGGTGTAGCTTCCCCGACGCATCCGGCCATTCATTTCGCGGATAGACTTACGGATACCCCATAATTCGGGATAGGCCGGATGGCTCTCAAACCGCCGTTCGTAAGTGGAAGACAACATTTTGTCGTTTACCCGTGTCGGATTGCCGATACGGAGCACTGCTACCCCCCGGTCTACCAGTTTCTCACAAATCCAGTCGACAGCGGTATTGCTCTGTGCGCAGACAAGCACCTGCGGTTCCCGGTGCAACGTTTCATAAATGGCTTCGACAAGCGTAGTCGTCTTTCCGGTTCCTGGCGGGCCGTGTACAATGGAGACGTCACGCGTGCAGAGTACCTTGTTGACGGCTGTTTCCTGCGTATTGTTCAGCCACGGGAAGCGTACCGGATATAGCTCACGAAATCCGGGCTTTTGCGTTCCGAGTAATGTGTCGCGCAGTTCTGCCAACCGGTTTCCTTTGGCGCGGATTACATCTTCCAACGCTTCGAACATAGCCCGATAAGACGTCTCATCAAAATAAAGCTGTACGCCAAGCAGTATATTAGGAGTTTGCAACTCTGCCAAAGCTCCTGCTCCGGGCAATACGACCACCATCCGCTCTTCATCTGCGTAACTGACGGTAGCGATGAAATTCATGTACTTCATCTTCCCCTCAAGTGACTGGTGGAAAAAGCAGACGGGGCGTCCGAACTCAAAAGAGTGCTCTATTTCTTTATTTTCGGTACGTGTAATATCTATTACAAGCTGATTTAGGGAATTGTAGTAACTTCGACCGGGCGAGACGGGATGCCAGCACAGACCGCGTTTTACTTTCTGGGCAACACCCATCATTTCGGTCTGCCGTTTGAACTCCTCTTTTTCATATTCGTACTCCATCCGTAGAAGGAGCTGTTGTTGCTGAAGGTCGGCTGTCGGACTTTTCGGATTATTATTCATAATAGCTGCAAAGGTAATAATTCTTCTCCCCGGGTCGAAAAAATATTTCATTTTGTTAAACATTACTCGAACGATGTTCGTTATTTTAATAGATAGACTAAAAAAATAAAAAGCGATATGGTATATGATGTGACTATGTTAGAAGCCTTCTATGCTGCTTATAAAGGAAAGCTGGAACACGTGCGGGCTGTATTGAAACGTCCTTTGACGTTAGCCGAGAAAATCTTGTATGCTCATCTTTATGATGCGGCTGATGTGAAAGACTACAAACGGGGAGAGGATTATGTGAATTTCCGTCCCGACCGAGTGGCTATGCAGGACGCTACCGCCCAGATGGCTCTGCTCCAATTCATGAATGCGGGTAAAGACCGGTCAGCCGTACCTTCAACGGTGCATTGCGACCACTTGATACAAGCCTATAAAGGAGCGAAGGAAGACATCGCCACGGCAAGAATGACCAACGAAGAAGTGTACGACTTCCTTCGCGACGTCTCTTCCCGCTACGGTATTGGCTTTTGGAAACCGGGAGCCGGCATTATCCACCAGGTAGTACTCGAAAATTATGCATTCCCTGGCGGAATGATGGTGGGAACGGACTCTCACACCCCCAACGCGGGTGGTCTGGGCATGGTGGCTATCGGCGTCGGCGGTGCGGATGCCGTGGACGTGATGACAGGCATGGAATGGGAACTGAAAATGCCAAAAATTATCGGTGTCCGTCTGACCGGAAAACTGAACGGCTGGGCATCTCCGAAAGATGTCATTCTGAAACTCGCCGGCATTCTCACCGTGAAAGGTGGAACGAATGCTATCATCGAATACTTCGGTCCCGGCACCGAATTTCTTTCCGCCACCGGAAAGGCAACCATCTGTAATATGGGTGCCGAGGTAGGGGCTACCACCTCGCTTTTCCCGTTCGACAGGCGCATGGCTACCTATTTGAGGGCTACCGGAAGGGAATGTGTGGTCGACTTGGCAGAATCCGTTGGCGCTGACCTTCGGGCGGACGAAGTCGTGACGGATGAGCCTGCGAAATATTACGACCGTGTCATCGAAATCGACTTGTCGGAACTCGAACCCTATATCAACGGTCCTTTCACACCGGACGCTGCCACGCCTATCTCCGAATTTGCGGAAAAAGTGTTGTTGAACGGTTATCCCCGTAAGATGGAAGTCGGACTCATTGGTTCGTGCACTAACTCTTCTTATCAGGATTTGAGCCGTGCCGCTTCCTTGGCCAAACAAGTAGCCGAAAAGAACTTGAGTGTAGCTGCCCCGCTGATTGTGAATCCGGGTTCGGAACAGATTCGCGCCACTGCCGAGAGGGATGGAATGATTGGTGCTTTTGAACAGATAGGCGCTACCATAATGGCGAACGCGTGCGGTCCGTGCATCGGTCAGTGGAAACGTGAGACGGACGACCCGACACGGAAGAACTCCATCGTTACCTCTTTCAACCGTAACTTTGCGAAACGTGCCGACGGTAACCCCAATACTTATGCTTTCGTCGCTTCTCCCGAACTGACTATGGCACTGACTATCGCGGGCGACCTGTGCTTCAATCCTTTGAAAGACAGACTTGTGAACCATGACGGCGAAAAGGTGAAACTGACGGAACCTGTCGGAGACGAACTTCCTTTGAGAGGCTTTGCGCAAGGAAACGAAGGTTACATCGCCCCACACGGAGCGAAAACGGAAATCAAGGTGAAACCGGACTCCCAACGTCTCCAGTTACTGACTCCTTTCCCGGCTTGGGATGGTCAAGACTTGCTGAATATGCCGCTGCTAATCAAAGCACAAGGCAAATGCACCACCGACCATATTTCCATGGCGGGGCCGTGGCTCCGCTTTCGCGGGCATTTGGAGAATATCTCCGACAATATGTTGATGGGAGCAGTCAATGCCTTTAACGGGGAAACGAACAAGGTTTGGAACCGTTCGACAAATACATACGGAACAGTCTCCGGCACAGCGAAAATGTACAAGTCCCAGGGAATTCCCTCTATCGTCGTTGCCGAAGAGAATTATGGTGAAGGTTCCAGTCGTGAGCACGCTGCTATGGAACCGCGTTTCCTGAATGTCCGTGTGATTCTCGCCAAAAGTTTCGCCCGCATTCATGAAACGAATTTGAAGAAACAAGGTATGCTTGCCCTGACATTTGTCGATAAGGCCGACTACGATAAGATTCGTGAGCATGATGTCCTTTCCGTACTCGGTCTGGTGCACTTTGCGCCGGGACGTAACCTGACTGTCGTCCTTCATCACGATGACGGGACGAAAGAGAGTTTTGAAGTGCAACACACATATAACGAACAGCAGATTGCCTGGTTCCGTGCCGGTTCTGCCTTAAACGCAAGATAACTAAACGCCTGATAAAAAGATGAGCAAAATAACAATGAAAGCAGTTGGTACGCTGCTGGTGCCCAATATACCTACCGTACCTTATATCACCGGAGACGGAGTGGGAGCCGAGGTAACTCCTTCCATGCAGGCTGTTGTAGATGCGGCCGTTCGGAAAGCCTATGGTGGCAAACGCCGCATTGAATGGAAAGAAGTGCTGGCAGGCGAACGAGCCTTCAACGAGACAGGTTCGTGGTTGCCGGACGAAACAATGGAAACCTTTCAGGAATACCTGGTAGGAATCAAAGGTCCGTTGACAACTCCCGTCGGGGGCGGTATCCGTTCGCTGAATGTAGCCTTGCGCCAGACGCTCGACTTATATGTATGCCTTCGTCCCGTCCGTTGGTATCAGGGAGTACAGTCGCCTGTCAAATCACCGGAGAAAGTGAATATGTGTGTGTTCCGTGAAAATACGGAAGATATTTATGCAGGTATCGAATGGGAAGCCGGAACTCCGGAAGCAGAAAAGTTCTATCAATTCCTGAAAGACGAAATGGGCGTGACAAAAGTCCGTTTCCCGGAAACCTCTTCTTTCGGTGTGAAACCTGTATCACGTGAGGGCACGGAGCGTCTTGTACGTGCTGCCTGCCAGTATGCGCTCAACCATCATTTGCCATCCGTAACGCTGGTGCATAAAGGGAATATCATGAAGTTTACCGAAGGTGGTTTCAAAAAATGGGGCTACGAACTGGCGCAACGTGAGTTTGCCGATGCTTTGGCAGATGGCAGACTGGTGATAAAAGATTGCATTGCGGATGCTTTCTTGCAAAATACACTCCTGATTCCCGAAGAATATTCCGTGATAGCCACCTTAAACCTCAACGGAGACTACGTTTCCGACCAACTGGCGGCCATGGTAGGCGGTATCGGCATCGCTCCGGGAGCAAATATCAACTACCGGACAGGTCATGCCATCTTTGAAGCGACTCATGGAACAGCCCCCAATATTGCGGGAAAAAATGTGGTGAACCCTTGCTCTATTATCCTTTCGGCAGTAATGATGCTCGAATATTTTAACTGGAAAGAAGCGGCTGCTCTGATAGAGAAAGCCTTGGAACAAAGCTTCCTGGATGCTCGCGCTACACACGATTTAGCCCGTTTTATGCCGAATGGAACCTCCCTCTCTACTTCCGCTTTCACTCGTGAGATCGTGGAAAGAATTGAAAAATAGAAGTAACGAATAAAAAACGAAGAAAGATGAAAAAAGAGTATTTGATTTACAAGCTTTCCGAGGATATGAAAGAAGCTACCCGGATTGATAATGAATTGTTCCCGAAATTTGATGTGAAGCGCGGGTTGCGTAATGAAGACGGCACGGGTGTATTGGTAGGTTTAACTAGAATCGGTAATGTAGTAGGGTATGAACGTGTGCCGGGCGGTGGGTTGAAACCCATACCGGGGAAACTGTTCTATCGCGGTTATGATGTAGAAGATATTTCTCACGCTATAATCAAAGAGAAACGCTTCGGCTTCGAAGAAGTGGCTTACCTATTGCTTTCCGGACGTCTGCCGGATAAAGAAGAATTGCTTTCTTTCCGTGAGTTGATTAACGACAACATGCCGTTGGAACAGAAAACGAAAATGAACATCATCGAGTTGGAAGGAAACAACATCATGAATATTCTTTCACGCAGCGTACTCGAAATGTATCGTTTTGACGCGAATGCGGATGATACTTCCCGGGATAACCTGATGCGTCAGAGTATTGAACTGATTTCAAAGTTCCCTACTATCATCGCTTATGCTTATAATATGCTTCGTCATGCTACTTTCGGACGTTCTCTGCATATCCGCCATCCGCAGGAAAAGCTGTCTATTGCCGAAAACTTCCTGTATATGCTGAAAAAAGACTATACCGAACTGGATGCACGCACCCTCGATTTGTTATTGATTCTTCAGGCAGAGCACGGTGGTGGTAATAACTCCACTTTCACCGTTCGTGTTACTTCTTCTACCGGAACAGATACTTATTCGGCCATTGCCGCAGGTATCGGTTCGCTGAAAGGCCCGCTTCACGGAGGTGCCAATATTCAGGTTGCCGACATGTTCCACCATCTGAAAGAAAATATCAAAGACTGGACAAGTGTAGATGAAATAGACACTTACTTCACCCGAATGTTGAACAAAGAAGTGTATAACAAGACCGGACTGATTTATGGTATCGGACATGCCGTTTATACCATCTCCGACCCTCGTGCTCTTCTATTGAAAGAACTGGCTCGCGACCTTGCCCGTGAAAAAGGCAGAGAAAACGAATTTGCTTTCCTCGAACTGCTGGAAGAACGTGCCATCGCTACTTTCGGACGGGTTAAAAACAATGGAAAGACTGTCTCCAGTAACATCGACTTCTACTCGGGCTTCGTGTATGAAATGATCGGTTTGCCGCAGGAAATCTTCACTCCGCTATTTGCCATGGCACGTATCGTAGGCTGGTGTGCACACCGCAATGAAGAATTGACCTTCGATGGTAAACGGATTATCCGCCCGGCTTATAAGAATGTACTTGATGATTTGGCTTATATCCCAATTAAGAAACGCTGATAAGAACCAATCCTTTTATTAAATAGATAAGTAATCCCGGATGTGTGCCCGATCATTTCAGACGTGCATCCGGGAAATTTTACATTTTCTCCTTTTTTATGTTCGTAAAAGAATGTATTTCAGATTCTTTCTATTTTTTGTATCGTCGTTTATCTCCTTTTTGTTATTTTTGCGTGTTACAAAATAGATCGCTATGAATATAAATACTTTTAATCTGTTTCTGGGTGTGATGAGCCTGATTGCTTTGTTTGTTTTTATCGCCCTTTACTTTGTAAAAGCCGGATATGGTATTTTCCGCACAGCATCGTGGGGCGTAGCTATCTCCAATAAACTAGCCTGGATATTGATGGAAGCTCCGGTTTTTGTGGTGATGTGTGTGATGTGGATCTATTCCGAACGTCGGTTCGAGCCGGTGATTTTCACTTTCTTCCTCTTCTTTCAAATCCACTATTTTCAGCGTGCTTTCCTCTTCCCTTTGCTATTGAAAGGGAAAAGTAAGATGCCATTGGCAATCATGTCGATGGGAGTTCTTTTTAATCTGCTGAATGGCTATATGCAAGGAAAATGGATTTTCTATCTTGCTCCCGAAACGATGTATCAAGCCGATTGGTTCACTTCACCGTGGTTTATTATAGGCACACTGCTCTTTTTCGCAGGTATGCTGTTGAACTGGCATTCGGATTATATCATCCGCCATTTGCGCAAACCGGGAGACACCCGGCATTATCTGCCTCAAAAAGGCATGTACCGTTATGTCACTTCCGCCAACTATTTCGGTGAGATAGTAGAATGGGCAGGTTGGGCGATACTCACTTGTTCACTTTCCGGTCTGGTCTTCCTTTGGTGGACGATTGCTAACCTTGTTCCCCGTGCCAACGCTATTTGGTGTCGTTACCGCGAAGAATTCGGAGACGCAGTGGGAGAACGGAAACGAGTGTTTCCTTTCCTTTATTAGGGGCGCTTTTCATCATGACTTACGTATGACTTAAATAAAATATCAACTACTATGGAAACTAAACTTTTTAGCCCGGTCACCTTCGGACCTTTGACGCTGCGGAATCGAACAATCCGTTCGGCAGCTTTTGAGAGCATGTGTCCGGAGAATACTCCCACGCAGATGTTGCTGGATTACCATCGGTCGGTAGCTGCGGGGGGAGTGGGTATGACAACAGTGGCTTATGCCGCCGTGACACAA
This portion of the Bacteroides acidifaciens genome encodes:
- the ilvN gene encoding acetolactate synthase small subunit is translated as MSDKTLYTIIVHSENIAGLLNQVTAVFTRRQINIESLNVSASSIKGVHKYTITAWTDKDTIEKVVKQIEKKIDVIQAHYFTEDEIYFHEIALYKVSTPEFQETPEASKVIRRYNARVVEVNPVFSIVEKNGMSEEITSLYGELKSLNCVLQFVRSGRVAITTSCFERVNEFLDGREAGYNQSKKQQE
- a CDS encoding aconitate hydratase → MVYDVTMLEAFYAAYKGKLEHVRAVLKRPLTLAEKILYAHLYDAADVKDYKRGEDYVNFRPDRVAMQDATAQMALLQFMNAGKDRSAVPSTVHCDHLIQAYKGAKEDIATARMTNEEVYDFLRDVSSRYGIGFWKPGAGIIHQVVLENYAFPGGMMVGTDSHTPNAGGLGMVAIGVGGADAVDVMTGMEWELKMPKIIGVRLTGKLNGWASPKDVILKLAGILTVKGGTNAIIEYFGPGTEFLSATGKATICNMGAEVGATTSLFPFDRRMATYLRATGRECVVDLAESVGADLRADEVVTDEPAKYYDRVIEIDLSELEPYINGPFTPDAATPISEFAEKVLLNGYPRKMEVGLIGSCTNSSYQDLSRAASLAKQVAEKNLSVAAPLIVNPGSEQIRATAERDGMIGAFEQIGATIMANACGPCIGQWKRETDDPTRKNSIVTSFNRNFAKRADGNPNTYAFVASPELTMALTIAGDLCFNPLKDRLVNHDGEKVKLTEPVGDELPLRGFAQGNEGYIAPHGAKTEIKVKPDSQRLQLLTPFPAWDGQDLLNMPLLIKAQGKCTTDHISMAGPWLRFRGHLENISDNMLMGAVNAFNGETNKVWNRSTNTYGTVSGTAKMYKSQGIPSIVVAEENYGEGSSREHAAMEPRFLNVRVILAKSFARIHETNLKKQGMLALTFVDKADYDKIREHDVLSVLGLVHFAPGRNLTVVLHHDDGTKESFEVQHTYNEQQIAWFRAGSALNAR
- the ilvC gene encoding ketol-acid reductoisomerase, encoding MAQLNFGGTTETVVIRDEFPLEKAREVLKNETIAVIGYGVQGPGQALNLRDNGFNVIVGQREGKTYEKAVADGWVPGETLFGIEEACEKGTIVMCLLSDAAVMSVWPTIKPYLTAGKALYFSHGFAITWNDRTGVVPPTDIDVIMVAPKGSGTSLRTMFLEGRGLNSSYAIYQDATGKAYEKTIALGIGIGSGYLFETTFQREATSDLTGERGSLMGAIQGLLLAQYEVLRENGHSPSEAFNETVEELTQSLMPLFAKNGMDWMYANCSTTAQRGALDWMGPFHDAIKPVVEKLYHSVKTGNEAQISIDSNSKPDYREKLEVELKELRESEMWQTAVTVRKLRPENN
- the ilvB gene encoding biosynthetic-type acetolactate synthase large subunit, yielding MSKDLITGGEALMRALEHQGVSTIFGYPGGSIMPVFDALFDHQDTLNHILVRHEQGAAHAAQGYARVSGEVGVCLVTSGPGATNTITGIADAMIDSTPIVVIAGQVGTAFLGTDAFQEVDLVGITQPIAKWSYQIRRAEDVAWAVARAFYIARSGRPGPVVLDFAKNAQVEKTKYEPTKLDFIRSYVPVPDTDEDAVKAAAELINNAERPLVLVGQGVELGNAQGELRAFIEKADMPAGCTLLGLSALPTEHPLNKGMLGMHGNLGPNINTNKCDVLIAVGMRFDDRVTGNLATYAKQAKVIHFDIDPAEVNKNVKVDIAVLGDCKHTLASVTELLKKNTHTEWIDSFKEYEKVEEEKVIRSELHPATDSLSMGEVARAVSDATHHEAVLVTDVGQNQMISARYFKYTKERSIITSGGLGTMGFGLPAAIGATFGAPERTVCAFMGDGGLQMNIQELGTIMERKAPVKIICLNNNFLGNVRQWQAMFFNRRYSFTPMLNPDYMKIASAYDIPSKRVFTREELQEAIKEMLATDGPFLLEACVVGEGNVLPMTPPGGSVNQMLLEC
- a CDS encoding AAA domain-containing protein, with the translated sequence MKYFFDPGRRIITFAAIMNNNPKSPTADLQQQQLLLRMEYEYEKEEFKRQTEMMGVAQKVKRGLCWHPVSPGRSYYNSLNQLVIDITRTENKEIEHSFEFGRPVCFFHQSLEGKMKYMNFIATVSYADEERMVVVLPGAGALAELQTPNILLGVQLYFDETSYRAMFEALEDVIRAKGNRLAELRDTLLGTQKPGFRELYPVRFPWLNNTQETAVNKVLCTRDVSIVHGPPGTGKTTTLVEAIYETLHREPQVLVCAQSNTAVDWICEKLVDRGVAVLRIGNPTRVNDKMLSSTYERRFESHPAYPELWGIRKSIREMNGRMRRGSYTEREGMRNRMSRLRDRATELEILINADLFDSARVIASTLVSSNHRLLNGRRFSTLFIDEAAQALEAACWIAIRKADRVILAGDHCQLPPTIKCIEAARGGLERTLMEKIVQQKPAAVSLLKVQYRMHEAIMQFPSDWFYHGELEAAPEVRYRGILDFDTPMNWIDTSEMDFHEEFVGESFGRINKEEANLLLQELEAYINRIGKERILEEKIDFGLISPYKAQVQYLRSKIKGSSFLRPFRSLITVNTIDGFQGQERDVIFISLVRANEDGQIGFLNDLRRMNVAITRARMKLVILGDAATLTRHPFYKRLMSFIKKQFIIG
- a CDS encoding acyl-[acyl-carrier-protein] thioesterase; this translates as MSESNKIGTYKFIAEPFHVDFNGRLTMGVLGNHLLNCAGFHASDRGFGIATLNEDNYTWVLSRLAVELDEMPYQYEDFSVQTWVENVYRLFTDRNFAVIDKDGKKIGYARSVWAMINLNTRKPADLLTLHGGSIVDYVCDEPCPIDKPSRIKVTSDKPLATLTAKYSDIDINGHVNSIRYIEHILDLFPIELYKTKRIRRFEMAYVAESYFGDELSFFCDEANENEFHVEVKKNGGEVVCRSKAVFE